A window of Torulaspora globosa chromosome 8, complete sequence contains these coding sequences:
- the TFB5 gene encoding TFIIH complex subunit TFB5 (ancestral locus Anc_8.211) produces MARARRGSLIQCDPSIKALIMQIDAERSDIILEELDDTHLLVDPSKVEFIKRELNRLLSKNIYNPMDEDENS; encoded by the coding sequence ATGGCTAGAGCTAGACGTGGCTCTTTGATACAATGTGATCCCTCGATCAAAGCGCTCATAATGCAAATCGACGCTGAACGAAGTGACATTATtctggaagagctggatgatACTCACTTGTTAGTTGATCCATCGAAAGTGGAATTTATCAAGCGAGAGTTGAATAGGTTACTCTCCAAGAATATATACAATCCTATGGATGAGGACGAGAACAGCTGA
- the COG3 gene encoding Golgi transport complex subunit COG3 (ancestral locus Anc_8.210) → MVSCQTYSVDSVLMNRTRRSSIVSSIASRTGGLDYQELPQLLDDSYLLNKLEKLALVTEGGPREYKLTQSSEESATLDRYDRYNRYLQELNVKVEKYDTILRQVSKVQDHLEEAIDTFGQISSSSSDFIGRTRDTYVEYEQLSKLHRDIPRIMGYFTALDPIMRRLNYASSPNLVRKNSFNKMLDTIDQSLFFLEDHQDLAEAEIYSIRFKRCLIKACELIANYLSGMLRQTCSGINERLKSASSSSQISREALVYNKFEQLSQEYYTRIAELISRVHSVKHTKYHDELGAILNDCFENYFQTRTSLLTPIIRHYLDETFDGDKMNLVYFIQNSKTYFERLCSDEFALFTKFHGKEYTRERATQWLCQLCDPLYDSVRAKILRETDISMLCDSVTLFRQYYQFEDGSEEYRAQFPDVQFEKIFEPIVQKLQARLILRVQIYIQQHIVGYMPSKDSFIISRRRSRPNEEANVRETKTDPIVQAYLSNVTQHCADSDKASVVDKLELYYPPLITSLALLSKIYEMLNAAVFDDLAHHIVHDCILSLRKAYNTVKTSSGGSNNLDIKLSYLSNLLLLRQEIQNFNIQYTVNETYLDFSGVEAFFKTGGQSLRGQESSVIGMAKALVPRVVNNMVDARSELISELRTIIRDFTETASAQLFGAALDVDNCDSRSIVDNNYTLRSQLEEKLPRIHAQISTFIEDRDVVASLMDAIQEVAAQHYSEFFEKVSEEADKGVLNKSAISELMYDDVFIGFVNDIIGRLTRRRVEDNEGL, encoded by the coding sequence ATGGTATCCTGTCAGACATATAGCGTCGATAGTGTTCTCATGAACAGGACTAGAAGAAGCTCAATAGTCTCTAGTATTGCCTCAAGGACCGGTGGACTCGATTACCAAGAATTGCCGCAATTACTTGATGATAGCTATCTGTTAAACAAACTCGAAAAGCTGGCACTAGTGACCGAGGGAGGTCCAAGGGAATACAAGCTTACTCAATCTTCCGAGGAATCTGCAACACTAGACCGTTATGATCGGTACAATCGGTATCTGCAAGAGTTGAACGTGAAAGTTGAGAAGTACGACACTATTTTGCGACAGGTATCCAAAGTTCAAGACCATTTGGAAGAAGCGATTGACACCTTTGGACAAATCTCCTCCAGCTCTAGCGATTTTATCGGAAGAACTAGGGATACCTATGTAGAATATGAACAACTGTCCAAGTTGCACCGAGATATCCCCAGGATTATGGGATATTTTACGGCCCTTGATCCAATAATGCGTCGTTTGAACTATGCATCATCGCCAAATCTAGTCAGGAAAAACTCGTTTAACAAAATGCTGGATACAATTGATCAGTCTTTGTTTTTCcttgaagatcatcagGATTTAGCAGAAGCGGAGATTTACAGCATTAGGTTCAAGCGATGCCTCATTAAAGCATGTGAGCTGATTGCAAATTATCTGAGTGGTATGCTGAGGCAGACTTGCAGTGGTATAAACGAAAGATTGAAATCGgcctcctcttcatcgcaAATCTCTAGAGAAGCGCTTGTGTACAACAAATTTGAGCAGCTTTCCCAGGAGTACTACACGAGGATCGCAGAACTTATATCAAGAGTTCACAGTGTCAAACATACAAAATATCATGACGAACTTGGCGCCATACTAAATGACTGCTTTGAGAATTACTTTCAAACCCGCACGAGTTTGTTGACCCCAATCATCCGCCACTACCTCGACGAGACATTTGATGGGGACAAGATGAATCTGGTATATTTTATTCAAAACAGCAAAACTTATTTTGAAAGACTGTGTAGCGATGAATTTGCCCTGTTTACGAAGTTTCATGGCAAAGAGTATACCCGCGAGAGAGCTACCCAATGGTTATGCCAGCTTTGCGATCCTTTATATGATTCCGTGAGAGCAAAAATTCTGAGAGAAACTGATATCTCGATGCTCTGTGACTCTGTTACATTGTTTAGGCAGTATTACCAGTTCGAGGATGGTTCTGAAGAATACCGCGCCCAATTCCCAGATGTacagtttgagaaaatATTTGAACCAATTGTTCAGAAGTTGCAGGCGAGGTTGATACTCAGGGTACAAATTTATATCCAGCAACATATTGTAGGCTACATGCCGTCGAAGGactctttcatcatctctCGCAGGAGAAGCAGACCGAATGAGGAAGCGAATGTTCGTGAAACTAAAACCGATCCAATAGTCCAGGCTTATCTGTCTAATGTCACTCAGCATTGTGCCGACAGCGATAAAGCATCTGTGGTCGATAAACTCGAATTGTACTATCCTCCTCTAATCACATCGTTGGCTCTGCTTTCAAAAATATATGAAATGCTGAACGCCGCGGTATTTGACGATCTGGCTCACCACATCGTCCATGACTGTATACTTTCCCTGAGAAAGGCCTATAACACAGTCAAAACCTCCTCTGGCGGATCTAATAACCTGGATATTAAGTTATCTTACTTGAGCAACTTGCTGTTGCTACGCCAAGAGATTCAGAATTTTAATATTCAATATACAGTGAATGAGACATACCTCGACTTCTCCGGTGTGGAAgcgttcttcaagacaggGGGCCAGAGCCTGAGAGGTCAAGAGTCTTCAGTTATTGGCATGGCAAAGGCACTGGTTCCTAGAGTAGTCAATAACATGGTTGATGCTCGCTCAGAGCTGATTAGCGAACTGCGTACCATTATTCGAGATTTCACTGAAACAGCTTCCGCTCAGCTCTTTGGCGCAGCCCTTGATGTCGATAATTGCGATTCAAGATCCATTGTGGACAATAACTACACCCTTCGGTCGCAGTTGGAGGAAAAGCTGCCTCGAATCCATGCCCAGATCTCGACGTTCATCGAGGACCGAGATGTTGTAGCAAGTTTGATGGATGCGATTCAAGAGGTCGCAGCACAGCACTACAGTGAATTCTTCGAAAAAGTGAGCGAGGAAGCCGATAAAGGCGTCCTGAATAAGTCTGCAATATCAGAGTTGATGTACGATGATGTTTTTATTGGCTTTGTTAATGACATTATTGGCAGGctaacaagaagaagagtaGAAGATAATGAAGGGCTATAG
- the PET100 gene encoding Pet100p (ancestral locus Anc_8.209): MKFPFKYTRSQLEIFRFSFCLLAPVAVMYYIGTDTDKKLNVPGFYPDPETLNKIPKEPYEIKAELARMKKERLEKRLRLEKKLEEELGIDIQAEKAKIREELALANKST; the protein is encoded by the coding sequence ATGAAGTTTCCCTTTAAGTATACCAGATCACAGCTAGAGATTTTCAGGTTTTCGTTCTGTTTGCTTGCCCCTGTTGCGGTGATGTATTACATCGGCACTGATACGGATAAGAAGCTTAATGTGCCAGGATTCTATCCAGATCCTGAGACTCTGAACAAGATACCCAAGGAGCCGTATGAGATCAAGGCAGAGCTTgcgaggatgaagaaagaaaggCTCGAGAAGAGGCTCCGGttagagaagaagctagaagaagagcttggaaTTGACAttcaagctgaaaaggcaAAGATAAGGGAAGAGCTTGCACTAGCCAACAAATCCACATAG
- the MYG1 gene encoding Myg1p (ancestral locus Anc_8.208) has protein sequence MSNFKRLKVDKMVGQICTHSGSFHADEALAVYMLKLLPRYNDAKVVRSRTPADWDQSDIVVDVSGKYDGVKFFDHHQREFFETFDDNHKTKLSSAGLVYKHFGREIIKTVLSDVSDGDLGILYLKVYKQFIEALDANDNGISKFDAEEHSIKPKFSDSAITIPGIISNMNPNWNDDCSPEKYDEQFFKASAFIGGVFVDLVNGYGKSWLPAKSLVQKALESRMDVDKSGKIIVLDQFCPWKEHLFEVEKQMGIVDEIQFVLFEDSSKTWRVSTIPISANSYKFRKGLPEPLRGLRDQELSEKSGIPECVFIHAAGFIGGTKTKEGALKMAKMSL, from the coding sequence ATGTCTAacttcaagagattgaaaGTCGACAAAATGGTAGGCCAAATCTGTACTCATTCAGGGTCCTTCCACGCGGATGAAGCGCTCGCTGTTTACATGCTGAAATTGTTACCACGGTATAATGACGCCAAGGTTGTAAGATCGAGAACTCCTGCCGACTGGGATCAAAGCGATATTGTAGTGGATGTCAGCGGGAAATACGATGGTGTCAAGTTTTTCGACCACCATCAGCGTGAGTTCTTCGAGACATTCGACGATAATCATAAGACAAAACTTTCTAGTGCCGGTTTGGTCTATAAGCATTTCGGGCGTGAAATCATCAAAACTGTCCTTAGCGACGTCAGTGATGGCGATCTCGGCATCCTGTATCTGAAGGTATACAAGCAGTTCATCGAGGCCCTGGATGCCAATGACAATGGTATAAGCAAATTCGATGCGGAAGAACACAGCATCAAGCCGAAGTTTTCAGATTCTGCTATCACTATTCCCGGTATCATTAGCAATATGAACCCTAATTGGAATGATGATTGCTCGCCAGAAAAATATGACGAacaatttttcaaagccaGCGCTTTCATTGGTGGTGTCTTCGTCGATTTAGTCAATGGATATGGAAAATCGTGGCTACCAGCGAAAAGCCTGGTTCAGAAAGCTTTAGAGAGCCGTATGGATGTCGACAAGAGCGGGAAAATAATTGTCTTGGACCAATTCTGCCCGTGGAAGGAACACCTTTTCGAAGTGGAAAAGCAAATGGGCATCGTCGATGAAATCCAGTTCGTCTTGTTCGAAGACAGCAGCAAGACTTGGAGAGTCTCGACCATACCAATCTCTGCGAACTCCTACAAGTTCAGGAAAGGGCTTCCAGAACCTCTAAGAGGCCTGAGAGACCAGGAACTGAGCGAAAAATCAGGAATCCCAGAATGTGTCTTTATCCATGCTGCTGGCTTCATTGGCGGAACAAAGACCAAAGAGGGAGCTCTAAAAATGGCCAAGATGTCTTTATAA